Proteins found in one Tamandua tetradactyla isolate mTamTet1 chromosome 3, mTamTet1.pri, whole genome shotgun sequence genomic segment:
- the TCIM gene encoding transcriptional and immune response regulator — protein MKAKPSHQAIAMSTSLRVSPSIHGYHFDTASRKKAAGNIFENIDQESLQRLFKNSGDKKAEERAKIIFAIDQDLEEKTRALMALKKRTKDKLLQFLKLRKYSIKVH, from the coding sequence ATGAAAGCAAAGCCAAGCCACCAAGCCATCGCCATGTCCACCTCACTGAGAGTAAGCCCGTCCATCCACGGCTATCACTTCGACACAGCCTCTCGTAAGAAAGCTGCGGGCAATATCTTTGAAAACATTGATCAGGAATCACTACAAAGGCTCTTCAAAAACTCTGGAGACAAGAAAGCAGAGGAGAGAGCTAAGATCATTTTTGCAATAGATCAAGATCTGGAGGAGAAAACACGAGCCCTGATGGCTCTGAAGAAGAGGACGAAAGACAAGCTTCTCCAGTTTCTGAAACTGCGGAAATACTCCATTAAAGTTCACTGA